GTGTGAAACCGATACTGGATGATAACTGGTCCATGCAATATATTTATCATTTTTTGATTCTCCTGTTTCATATGAGACTGAATCAAATGTTGTAGGTCCGCTCAATAAACCATAAGGAACAACCTCATCAAATCCATCCCTGAAAATCTGACCCTGAACCGTTCCACTGTACACCTCATGAGTTACATCATGCAGCAGGTCAGGATAATCATTACTCCATTTATCAACATCATTATAGACCCAGTTACTGTAAACCTCATTGGTGAAATTGGAAACTGAGACAACTATCTTTGAATTATCAGCAACCTCTGCCATACTGGTGTTGGCTTCTTTCATGGACTCGCTGACTCCCTGTTCAACACTAATATTGAATGTACCATCATTTGACAGCTCATCGTATGTTGTGCTGATGTTTTTCCCTGAATCCTTATCATAGGAACCTGTGCCTTTTTTAATGTCTTCGTAGAGCACTTTGCCGTTATAATAGGTAGTATATGTCAGAGCCCAGGGGTCTACGGAATCGAATACACGTTTCTGCGTATATAGAGTGCCGGAATTCACAGATGCTGATAATGATGGTCCGGTTACAATGTTAAGAGGGCCGTTGAGGTAGTGCTGCCACGGACCATAAATGAAAGTCCTGATGTTGGTGGCACCAAGCACAATGTCCGATGCGACACCGCCATTTAACTCGCTTTCATATTCATTTACCAGTTCCTCAAGCAAAGGTTCTCTGGAAGTGATAAGCGCTGTTACATTCATGGAACCTGTTCTTGAACTATTGCCTGTGAGGTCTACCAGTGTATAATTGAGATTTTCAACGGTCATTGTATAATATATTGGATAACCGGGGTCGTCTGCCGGAGAGCGGCTGATCTCTCTTTTGAGTGTACCATTGATTTTATCGATCTTTATCTGCAAGGGAGATACATCAGGATCGATATTGATAGCATAATTGTTGAAAGAGTGCTGGTTTTCCTGATACGATGTACTGAGGTATTCGTTGAAATACTCAGCTGTAATATCCTTCAGAGGACTGCTGCCCACATGAAACCAGTTCACAGCTTTCTCCTCACCATCGTATTCAAGAACAAGATAAGCATATCCATATTCAGCATTAACAGGAATTATCAGTTCTTCTTCAAATTCAGAGCATGTCCAGAATGAATGAGTTTCATCATAGGATATGGACTGATAAACAGTTCCTGAACCACTTTTGAGGATCAAGGTTCTTGGTTTCTCGGAAAACAGGCATGATATAGCCTCAAGCGCATTAGACGGAAGAGTGACGCTTACAACCATTGAATCTCCCGGTTCTGCATTCCTGTTATCCGGCTCAATGGAAAAACCATCCGACTCCATTGGCTCATATGCAAGATCCTCGGGTTTTATAACCGGATGCTCTCCCTGCCATGCAAGAGCTTCCATGCCTGCATAATTAAGACAGCGGGCAAGATCAGATGAAGCAAATTCAACTGCTGTCTTTTCCATATCTGTAGTATCCGTATTGTGGATCACTTCTGCCAGCGCATAGTCAGTCTTTGTCAGATATACAGATGCTATTACGGCAAAAAGCAGAATGAATATACCGATCACCGCAAACGGTATATATGCCCGGGTGTCCTGGCTAAAGCTACGTTTTTCGTTTTTGTGATCGGATATCATAGACTTACCTTTTTTCAGCTTTTGTGAGCTGGACATTGCAGGTAAGAAGAATATTTAAACTTTGTTATTTTATTCTATTTTAATACAAAATTTATAACCAGCGCCCTATATTCATTTATTAAGGAAAAATAAAACATTGATTAGCAGTCATTAATAAGATTCATTAAGATATACAAGAACTAATCGAAACTGTAAAATATGCTACATTTATACTAGCAGACATAATTCAAACATTAAATATTTACAATTCACACTTATCAGGTTGACACAATATGAAGATCACTAAACCAAGAGGCACACGTGATTTCCTCCCTGAGGACACAAGGAAAAGAAGATACGTTGAAGGCATACTGCGCCAGGTCGTAAAGAACTGGGGATTCAACGAAATAATCACACCCACATTCGAGAACCTGGAACTCTTTACTCTGAAATCAGGTGAAGGTGTAATCGGAGAACTTTACAACTTCACAGACAAAGGCGACAGGGAAATGACACTGCGTCCTGAGCTTACAGCACCTGTGATGAGGATGTTTGTCAATGAGATGCAGGCATATCAGCAGCCTTTGAAATTATTCTACTTTGAGAATTGCTTCAGGTATGAGAGACCGCAGAAAGGACGCTTCAGAGAGTTCTGGCAGTTCGGTGTCGAACTCATTGGCAGCAGAAGAATGGATGCCGATGCCGAAGTAATTGCTCTTGCAACAGAGATGCTCAAATCCGTTGGTATCAAAGGCGACCTGAACGTAAACAACCTCGGAGTTATCAGGCACCTTCTCAGCGTTCTTGAAACCGAGAACCAGAGCAAGATTATGAGACTTGTTGACAAGAAGGATTATGAAGGACTCGATAACTTCCTTGAAGAAATCAATGCTCCTGCCGACCTTCGTCAGAAACTTATCGAACTCATCTCACTTACAGGCAATGATGCAATTACAAAAGCAAGAGATGTTCTGGGAGATCTTCCTGAAATAGACGATTTCCAGGAACTTCTGACCATGCTGGATGCCTACGGTGTGGAATACACAATCAACTTTGGAATTGCCAGAGGACTTGATTATTACACAGGAACCGTTTTTGAAATCTACGCAGAAGGACTCGGTGCCCAGAACCAGGTCTGTGGCGGCGGTTCATACCAGCTTATCCAGCTCTTCGGAGGCGGTGACGTACCATCAACAGGTTTCGGCCTTGGTTTTGACAGGATAATGGAGGTTTGTGAACTTGAAACTCCTGATGATGTTCCTGTTGTCATCATTGCAAAGGACAGCACACGTCTTGATGCTATAAAGGCAGCCAATGAACTCAGAAAACACATGCCAGTCTACAACGACCTTATGAAGAGGAACTTCAAGGCCCAGTTATCACATGCCAACAACATTGGTGCAAAGCATACCATCATCATTGGCGAGAAGGAAGTTGAAGCCGGAAAGGTCATGTTAAAGGATATGGTAAGCGGTGAACAGGAACTTCTGACCATCGATGAGGTCATTACAAAGCTCACAAACAAATGAATCGGTTTTCCAGATCTTTTTTGAAAAACGAGAGGGCAGCAGATGCCCTCCCCATGAGAATGGTAGTTGCTGTAATAGCGGTAGGTGCACTTATCCTCTTAATGACAGGGGCGGTTTCCTCCTTGATCGAAAGCGAGGAAACATACGCTACCAGAACGATCATTTCTGAAATTGAATCAAATGCAGAACAAATGTCAGCTAATGGCGCAGGTAGCATTGTCACACTTGATGTGAACGTACCTTCTGATGTGGAAATCACATTTGGAGCAGTGCCGGGTCATGAAAATGCCTGGCCTTCGGATGCTGAGAATTATTATTTTGAAATAAACGGGAAGCAGATAATCGGAGAGTCTTCCGCATCCTATTCAAATCCCGCACTTGATGGCGGTTTGACCCTCAGTCCCGGACCTCACGTATTGACTCTTGAAAGTGTCCGCGATCAAAATGGAAAAATTTTTATTACACTTGGTGATAAGTCGCACCTGTAATGAAAAAACGAAAAGAAGTTGGTATCAATTATCTGATCACAGATGAATCTGCCTGGGCAGACCTGCTGCTCTCAAAAACGGCACTTATCCTGGCCACTGTGATAATACTCACGGCAGTCTACAGTCTTGCAGGCAGCTCCGCAGACATTGTCAGAAAGAATGAACTGGGAACCATAGCCACAGAGATCGCTTCAAACATAGATTCTGTGGGAGCATCACGTTCAGAGAATCCAGTCAGTTGTATGATATTCGATCCTGAAAGTTATGGACAGCAGTTAAACAGGATCAGTGACCTGAACATCTCGATTAGCGGTGAGTACGTTTTCTGCACTCTTACAGAGAACGGACAGAATATTTCAGCCGCCCGGCAGCTAAGTTACAGGACACTTCCCCTGAGTCCTGAAGAACTCCATAATATTCTGACAGCAACATTCGGTGCAGATGGCAATATCAGCCAGCCGGTTAACTCTGTTTTTCCATATTCGGATGTAACTGAGCTTCTTGCCGGCAGGGGAACTCATGAGCTTTATGTGAACGTGAGTAAAGAGCTTTGCATTCAGAGAACAACAGTATTTGTTACAGAAGGAAGTGAGGTGAACGGACTTGAATATATCCTCGTTTACCAATGATGAGAGAGCACTTCTTGAACCGAATAACGACATTATAGCCACTGCTCTGGTCGTCATCGGCTTTGTTGTGTTCGCTGCTATTCTTTCAAAGACATTTATCGCATTCAACGATAACTCCCAGGCACTTGAGAACTATGAACAGGCTGCAATGATAGCAAGTGACATTGCATCCTACCCCCCGCTTCAGGGAAGCCGGCAGGAACTCATCTCTGCAGAGGCACTGGATGTTCTGGCTGATCCGTTACAATACCCGCAGCCACACTACATGTTCTTCCACAGGTTCTCATCAAACCTTGATTTCTATGTAGAAGCACGAACTGATGACGGAAACTATCAATGGACCATCAGCAATGGCAACAGTGCACTGAACGGCAGGGATGTGATAGCTGCCTCTGTTCCTGTTGTAATAGAACTTGGCAGCAATGCACGCTGTGAACCCGGAACAATAACCGTGAAACTTGTACAAAACGGATGGAGTTAACGGAAAAACAGAAAGTAAACTTAAAAACGGTGAACACGAATGAGAATAATAGAGGATGATAGGGGATTTTCTACCAGTATTGATGCAATTTTGTTCCTTGTACTGGTATCTGTTTCTGCAGTGATACTTTTTCCCTCCCTTGCTGCTGATGAGCAGTATCGTTCCGCATCCTATGCATCTGCACAGGACATGGATACACGGCTCATGAACACCATCATGAGCAGCACTTTGGAGGAATTCGAATACACAGTAAAACCTGCGGAACTTGCCGGTATCGATGTGAACCTTTCAGAAGACTCGCTCCTTGGAAATGCCGAAGATACACTGTTTACAAAAGAGCAGCAGCATCGGACATTTTCTGACCTTGTGGCCGAAGGACTGGTACTTGGTCTGGTAATGGAGAAGAACGGCACTGAAAAAGCCCTGAATCCCATGACAATGATGCAGAGCATTGAGACTGAAAAAGCTATTGAAGAACATCTTGAAAGAACCATAGGGCAGAGATACAATTACAGGTTTGAGGCACACTGGCAACCGGTTACGGGACACAACATACACAGCGAAATCATAGTAGGTGAAACTGCTCCGGTTGATGCTGTCAAACAGAAAGCCAGGATATCGATGCCTGTTACATTTACCCTAAGCAGAAATGAGATATACCTGCCTTTAAACGAAACCAGTGTATATAATGCTGTTAACTCACCAGACCCCGACAAAGAACTGCATGAAATGTTCAATTCCAGCATTGTTACAGCAGCAGGAGGAGCTTCAGAGATAATCACTGAAATTGTATTTCCATATGAATACCTGTCATCGCTTAACGGTACGGAAATATCGATAGATAGTGAGCAGCTTGCGTGCATTGCAGGACCTGACAATGCGAATTACAGCAGTCCGATAATTACTAGTGCACTTGGTTGCATGAATTACACGGTAAAAGATCTGTACGGACTTAACGTTGAACTTACACCTGAAAAGCAAAGCATCAGTCTGGATTTTGTGGATATGGCATATGGACTGATAAAAGAAAAGAATACGAATCTGATCTCAGAGCATATCTTTGGAAGCCAGAGTGATGACATCAACCAGACTATTGCCCTTATGTGCAATGCATCAGATAATGATACCAGACTTGAACTGGCTAATAGTCAGCTATTAAAGATATACAAAACTGCAAATCCAGGTGGTGCGGATATTATAATCATGATCTGGTGAAATGAATATCATCATGAGAGCAGTATTCCATCAATCATAACATATATATGAGATGATTGACTTCATAGGTAGCACTTCGCCAATCACATTAACATTTTATCGAACCGACTCCCAAGTTCAAGAGTTCGATAAGGATCAAAACATCAGTTCTGTATTGGATCCCATCTAAATCCAATATAGACAAAACCAAATTAAATCAAAGCTTAAATCAGAACTTAAATTACAATTATCAGGAGGAAGATTATGGCAAAAATGCACACCCGTAGGAAAGGAAACTCCGGACCTACAAGACCACTTCGCACAGAAGCACCTTCATGGTCAACAATGACCAGCGATGAAATTACAACCGTGGTTGCAGACCTCTGGAAGCAGGGAGTAAGCACAAGCGAGATCGGAATGATCCTCAGGGACAAGTATGGTGTACCTGACGTAAAGATTGCAACCGGCAAGAAGATCACAAAGATCCTCAGAGAGAAAGGGGAGAAATTCGCTGTACCTGAAGATCTCTACAACCTTATCGTGAAGGCTATCGGAATGAGAAAGCACATGAGCTACAACCACAAGGATGTACACAACAAACGTGCTCTCCAGAACACCGAGTCAAAGATCAGAAGATTGGTAAAATACTACCAGTCCGCAAAAGTACTCCCAGCTGACTGGAAATACAAGCCAGAAACTGCTGAGATGCTGATCACCAGATAAGCATATTTCAGTTCGTAAATTAACTCTTGTTTGGCCGGTTGGTCAAACAAAACTTTTCTCTTTTTTTATTGCATTTAGCGTTTCAGCGGTAGCTCTTTACATTAATTTGATCAGACATAGAAATCTATAGTTATGTAAAACACTTATGAAGGTAACTTATAAATTGTTTTAAAGAGCATTATATGCCATGAAAGCTGTCATACTTGCAGCCGGCGAAGGTAAAAGATG
The sequence above is a segment of the uncultured Methanolobus sp. genome. Coding sequences within it:
- the hisS gene encoding histidine--tRNA ligase encodes the protein MKITKPRGTRDFLPEDTRKRRYVEGILRQVVKNWGFNEIITPTFENLELFTLKSGEGVIGELYNFTDKGDREMTLRPELTAPVMRMFVNEMQAYQQPLKLFYFENCFRYERPQKGRFREFWQFGVELIGSRRMDADAEVIALATEMLKSVGIKGDLNVNNLGVIRHLLSVLETENQSKIMRLVDKKDYEGLDNFLEEINAPADLRQKLIELISLTGNDAITKARDVLGDLPEIDDFQELLTMLDAYGVEYTINFGIARGLDYYTGTVFEIYAEGLGAQNQVCGGGSYQLIQLFGGGDVPSTGFGLGFDRIMEVCELETPDDVPVVIIAKDSTRLDAIKAANELRKHMPVYNDLMKRNFKAQLSHANNIGAKHTIIIGEKEVEAGKVMLKDMVSGEQELLTIDEVITKLTNK
- a CDS encoding 30S ribosomal protein S15; translation: MAKMHTRRKGNSGPTRPLRTEAPSWSTMTSDEITTVVADLWKQGVSTSEIGMILRDKYGVPDVKIATGKKITKILREKGEKFAVPEDLYNLIVKAIGMRKHMSYNHKDVHNKRALQNTESKIRRLVKYYQSAKVLPADWKYKPETAEMLITR